The following DNA comes from Castanea sativa cultivar Marrone di Chiusa Pesio chromosome 10, ASM4071231v1.
TAACGAAGTGTGCCTCAAGCATGCTTAGGTgcgctatttttttttttttgctctaaaaagatatatgaatttttaaaattaactcTTTGATCTTGATGGCAATAACATGGACATTGAGTTTTTTAAACAGACATTGTTCTTAAAGCATTGTATTACAcaaaccacaattttttttttttttaacatatagaaagacatgaagaaggataatttattattcttatcGTTTTTGATCTTTACCCTTTTCAACTCTTTTCGATTTATTTTCATTGAACCATATACTTCATTTGATTATAGCTATTccagttttgtatttttataaatttctatGCGTAGATTATTATCATATTGATGTCCATTaacaattattttcaattttaccatataaaaattttatgaaattgaaataaCTTCTTCAAAATTTGAACTTACAAACTCTGCAATTGcactatctatttttttttttttttttttttatacaagatagaatttctactctagcctaatctaagtgtatatgtgtgtgaagctccctcctggagacttgaactccagcCCTTGCCTCCACACTccataagcatttatacttgtggaatgaccaccgcaccaagggtgcgtggTGGTCACTATCCATTTTAACCAAGCaaaaaacctcacttttttgagtttgttattattattattttttttataattagatgttatttatcattttattagaATTTATTATATACTCCAGTATTATAttaaaggcgtaaatgcacttctagtccctacattttgacccgatttaTATTTTAGtcactacattttatttttaccacttttagtccttaaaccaattaacgcgtgacatttaagtccttaccgtcacctaACTAACATAAAATGTTAACATGGCAAACGGAGGGTACTGTTTACACAGTAAATGATGATGTGgcgaataaaataataataaaaaattatatttattatttaataaatgccCAGTcagtataaataataattaaaaaaagacattttcatgtttttttctaaaatcttttaaaataaaataagatacttaaattaaaaaattttacttctttcattattttttctgaaGAACATGTTCATGTTCCTGGGTTCATCCCCAGAACATGAATCATATCCTTAAATCAATAAGAGTTAAACTTTAttacaaatccaaaaaaaattcacacaatTAGAATAAAAACTTCTCCAGATCATAagaacacaagaacacaaactcatataacaagaacacaaacccagataaCAAGAACAGTACTCAAAGAATTTCTATTCCAAAATTTGTATACATTCTtccaccaaaaatcaattgtaaattaaataaaaaatgggtgCTATGTTCTtccacaaaaatcaaaacctaaaCCATCAAACCCAATGACCACCACCACATTTCGCCAGACTAACCCATATCCACCAACACCAAACCCGAATCTCCAGCACCACCACTACCATATCCATCACCACCAAATCCTACAATCAAAGTTCAACCACAACTCAAACATATTTTGAACCATTGAACAACCCAAACCCCCTACACCATCacagaacaaagaaagaagcacCGAGTGGGTGAGTCCAAGAAAAGAAGAGATAGAGGGAGAGATCAAAGAGGCTACCTTGATGGTGGCTGGTGGTGGTGAATGGTGAGGAAGGAAACCACAACCTCCACCACCGATTTGAGTTTCACAACACACACAAGGGGGAAGATGCCATGTTACCCATCGTTTTCTCCGATCCATGTTGCCCACCAAGTACTGAAGCCTCCACCAAGCATCGGTTTCTCCGATCCATGCTCGCCGTTGGTCGACGAAAGAGAAACCGAACCACTATCAGCCATAtctcaacctctctctctctaaaacccAGATCGTCGTTTATTCTCTCCTCTCCTTTCTAGTCAGAGCCTAGGCTATTCTCTCATCCATTGCAATTTTGGTCAGCCCCTAAGCGattctctctaaacccaaaattgTTTATTCTCctctcctttttggtcccaaatcacgctctctccctctctaaacCCATATCCAgatcactctttctctctctaaacccatatCGTTCTgtgaatttgatttttggtttaaattttttttaattgaattatcttattttattttaaaagaattaaaaaaaaacatgaaaatgtcttttttaattattatttatgctGATTGggcatttattaaataataaatataattttttattattattgtattcGCCACATCATCTTTTACTGTGTAAACAGTAAATTCGTTTGCCACGTCACCATTTTCTGTTAGTTAGGTAGGTGACGGTAAGGGCATagatgtcacgcgttaattggtttagggactaaaagtggtaaaaataaaatgtaagagCTAAAGTAAAAATCgagtcaaaatataagaactaaaagtgcatttgcgcctatattaaaaaaaatctttggaaCTAGGCTGCAAGAGGCTTTTGTGCACCCGATGCTTTTACATTTTTACCTAATCCATGTCAAATGTTCAAAGATTGTTTTATTTGACATTAGTAAACCTGAATTAATATTACATGCTTCTCAGGGTTTAGGGTTTACCAGAAGTCAGAACCATATTAGTTTAGCcctaatttttgaatttcaacCCAAATATGAATAAGCGTCACccacattttttaaagaatttttgcACATAATTATACTTCAAAAACaaccacaaaaacaaaataaataaaaaagaggtaaTACTCCAATTCATAATTAACAAAACCCAAGAAACGAAACCCTGTTTTCCAATTCAAATCAGTGATCGCTTCACTTGATCCCATTAGCAAAGCCAAGAACCCTAATTATAAACTAGaaaaaaaccaacacaaaattCAGACCTCGTCCTCATGGAGGAGCATGTTGGGGATTCCCTTACTGACAGGGAAGCGGCGACCGGTCTCAGGGCAAACAAGGGCGCCTTCCTCGAGGTGGAGCTCGAGAAGGGCATGGTGGAACTTGTTTAAGAACTCTTCCGAGTCGAGCGCAGACGAATCGACCTCCTCAGGGAGCTCCGCATAGCCTATGGTCTTAGCGGCGTCGACGAAGGCCTTCCACTCGATCTTGGGGAACATGTTGCGGAGGAAGTCGGCGTTGAAGTCGACTTGCTTCTCCACCACTTTCTCTACCTCGATTCGAAGAGGAAACCCGTTGCTAACGCCCTTGATGTTCGATGAAAGCATGTTGTGTGTTAATAGCCTCATCTCTGTCTCACGATTTTGAGGTCGAGGAGGGTGAGGGTGGCTGGCTGGGTCGGGTGCTGTTTTTGCTAAAAGATGCTGAAGTTACGCAATGGACGGATATGCCCTTTTTATCTTGGAGTATAAAGGGGTAGAATAGGTAAATTTGTAGGGCCCTAAACCGATcccactttctttctttaaccCACTCAGCCCTAACCCCAAGTTC
Coding sequences within:
- the LOC142611803 gene encoding multifunctional methyltransferase subunit TRM112 homolog A-like; its protein translation is MRLLTHNMLSSNIKGVSNGFPLRIEVEKVVEKQVDFNADFLRNMFPKIEWKAFVDAAKTIGYAELPEEVDSSALDSEEFLNKFHHALLELHLEEGALVCPETGRRFPVSKGIPNMLLHEDEV